TAAATCTTGATAAACTCATTATTCTTGAAAATGTAGCTTCATCAAAAATTTTTTCATTTTTTACTCTTTTAATTGGAATATAATCATTTTTTTCATTTTTTCCTTTTTTAAACCCATATATAAAAATTTGCCCCAAATTATCCACATCAGCCTTTAAAATAGCCAAATATTTTCGTCCATAAAATCCATCATCTTCTTCTTTTAATCCCTCTACAGCTATATGATAAAAGCTTTTTACATCTCCTTTTTTTAATCTTTCATCAAACTTTTCTTCAATAAGTTTATATCTTTTATCATTTTCATCTTCTATCAAAGGGACATAATTAGCAACTCTTTTATATGCAAAATTATCATTTTCATCCATAGAAAAATAGATTAGATTATGATTTTGTATATCATTTACAAAATCAAATGCATCTATTAGATCTTTTGATAAATCTATTTGAATATATTTTTTCTTCGTAAATTTTTCACCTATTTCTTTAAATTTTTTACAAAACTTACAAATATAAATATCATCTATTTTTTCAGTTGTTGGCACAATTCCACATATATCACATTTTTCTTTACTTTTAAACTCTTCTATATAGTCTTCAAAAACTTCTATATTACTATCAAATTTTAGTTTTTCTTCTTCAAAAGATTTTGCTAAATTCCAAAATACACAAGAAGCATTATAAGGTCTATTTTGACAATGTAAATTCTTTTCTTTTTCAAATATTTTATTATTATATTGCAAATGCTCATATTTTTCTTCTATAAAAGTAAGTGCAAATTTTGTTTGCAAATAATTTATAGTAGCAAACTGCTTATTTATTTCATCTTTTATATACTCAATAAATTCATCAAAAGTAAATTCTTTATTATTAACTTTTACCTTCTCATATTTTGGTGCGATAATAGTGAATTTTCCTCCAGCACTTAATACAATATTTGTAGGAGGTATTTGAAGTAATTTACATATTTTAAGTGCAATATATTCTGTTGAAAGTGATACAAAAAGCGATTTTGCTCTTAATATTTTTGCTAAAAATTTATTACTTTCTCCAAATTTAGAAAAAATAAAACTCTGAATTGAAGTAAAATCACCTTGTATAAGATAAAATTTATCTTTATTTGTTTTCAATGCAACACTTAAAGCAGAGGTTAAAAGTAAATGATCAAACAGTGATACATCTGGATAAGATCTGTAGCTTGAAGAAGGTATAAAGGTTGTATATTTCTCAAGTAATGACTTAATTTTTAAAAACTCTAAAAAATTATCTTCTTTATTAAAGTTCAATTGCAAATTTTCGGCATCTTTTTTAAAATCATTATAAAGTCGTTGATATTTTTCTTGTGCTTGACTATCTTCTTTTTCTCTATTTGGATAAGCAATATTAGAAGTAAATTTTTGCACAGGAAAGAAAAACTCTTCATTTTCATTACATAAAGCTACTTCACTAAAAATTGACATTAACTTAGTCTTTTTAAAATTGGAGCTTTCTCCTTCTTTTCTTTCAGCACTTGCATATCTATCTGCAAGTTGAATTATTTTTTTATCATCATTTAAATTATTTTCATGATGAGATGATGCAATCTCAACTAGATTCTCAATGCCAACTAATCCCATCTCTTCAATAGCTTTGCTCGTATGAGCCGCATGAATATATGAGCATTTTTGTTCATTACATAAAGCAAAAGTCATATCATGATCATCTAAATCCTTTTTACCTGTTCTTTGTCTAAACTTCCCAATATCATGTAAAAGTCCCGCAAGTGCAATTAAATCAACATCTCTCATCTCACATCCTCTACTTCAATTTTCCCTAGTCCAAATGTCCCAAGCTTCCCCACTCCTACAATCTCACCATATTTTAAAAATTCATACGTTTGTCTATCAAGTCCATCAACAACCATTTCTCCTACTATGCCTCCAATTTTCATTTTTGTTTTTTGTCTATTGGAATATCTTGCAAAATCAACAAATCTCAAATCTTTTTTTATTACTTCTGGAAAATTTTCTATCTTTTCATCAATTCCATCAAAAAAGAGCCTCTTTTTATAAATTGAAACTAAAATATCCTTTATATCAAGCTCACTAAGTCGCAAAAATTTTCCCTCCCTCTTTAATCTAAGAGGCGTTACAAATCTTATCTTTACTTTTGGACAAAATTCGTCGCATTTAAAATTTTTTGGCTCTGTTTTTATACTCTTAAACTCATTTTCAAACACAACCTCACTACCTAGATAAATCTTTTCTATCTCATATTTTTTTCTATTTGCCCCAAGTCCTTTTTGCGTTAGCATCCTATAAAGAGCACTTAATACATACGGATACTTTTGACACGCTTCATTAAAAAGATACAAGGAAAAATCAAGTTTTTTTGGCTTTAGTGTAAAATCGAATCTAAACTTGTGAAATCTATTTTTCTCTTCATAAAACTCATAATAAAGACAATTCTCTTTTGCAAAGCAGGTTGAACATTCAAAAGAGGGATTTATGCAGACTACATCTTTGAGATTCACTCCAAAAGCACCACGTAGCATGGAGCCTATAAAGGGAGGTAATTGTGCAAAATCTTTTGATACTACATCTATTTTAAAATAGTTCAAAAACTTACCTTTAAATCTACAATTAATTTATTTTACATTCAAAAAAGTTATATTAAACTTAATTTATGAATACCCTTATAATGTATGATATAAGCTGTGACAAAAAAAGAAACAAAGTTGAAAAGCTCCTCTCTTCATATGGTTATAGGGTCAACTATTCTGTCTTTGAAATTTCAGTGCCAAAGCATCAATTCAAAAAACTTCTTCAAAACCTAATAAAACTAACTTCCAAAGAGGATAATGTAAGAGTCTATATCCTCACAAAAGAGGTATTAAAAAAATCTTTCAAACTCCACTCAAATGAAGGGATCTTTACAGATGAAGAGCTATATTTTTAATAAAACTTTTGAAGATATTTTCACAAAAGAGCGAATTGCATATGAGGCAAAAAGAGCCGGATTTGATATACCATATAAAAACTTTTTTAATTTTGCACCGCACAAAAGTTTTTTTATTCCAAAAAACTCAAATGGAATGCGCCAGATTTCAGTTCCAGATACAAAAGCCAAAATCATTCAAAAAATCCTGCATGATGAACTCACTTCTGTTTTGAGATTTAGTGACAGAAACTATGCATACCAAAAAAATAAATCGCCTCTTAAAGCCATCAATAGAGTTAAACATATTATAAAAAATTACGAATTCATACTCAAAGCCGATATTAAAGATTTTTTCGACAGTATTGATCACGATAGACTCCTTGCTAAACTTTCAAAGATTATCAAAGATCCTAAAATCATATATCTCATCGCTCTTTTCCTCAAAAATGGCTCACTATTTCATAATCAATGGATTGACAAAACTGAAGGAGTTTATCAAGGTGATGTTTTAAGCCCGCTACTATCCAATATTTATTTGCACAAGTTTGATATGAAACTCGAAAATGAAAATATAGAGTTTGTCCGTTTTGCTGATGATATGATCTTTTTTGCCAATCCCTACAAAGAAACTAAAAAGATTTTAAATTTCATAAATCAACTATTACAACAAGAAAAACTCTCTTTACATCCTGATAAACTCTATATTACCCATAAAAACAAACCTTTTGAATATTTAGGAGTACTTTTTGACATCCCTACTAACAGCTACTCCATAGAAAATGAAAGACTTATGAGCAAAATCTCCACCATCTCAAAAGAGACAAA
The Nitratiruptor tergarcus DSM 16512 genome window above contains:
- the cas10 gene encoding type III-A CRISPR-associated protein Cas10/Csm1: MRDVDLIALAGLLHDIGKFRQRTGKKDLDDHDMTFALCNEQKCSYIHAAHTSKAIEEMGLVGIENLVEIASSHHENNLNDDKKIIQLADRYASAERKEGESSNFKKTKLMSIFSEVALCNENEEFFFPVQKFTSNIAYPNREKEDSQAQEKYQRLYNDFKKDAENLQLNFNKEDNFLEFLKIKSLLEKYTTFIPSSSYRSYPDVSLFDHLLLTSALSVALKTNKDKFYLIQGDFTSIQSFIFSKFGESNKFLAKILRAKSLFVSLSTEYIALKICKLLQIPPTNIVLSAGGKFTIIAPKYEKVKVNNKEFTFDEFIEYIKDEINKQFATINYLQTKFALTFIEEKYEHLQYNNKIFEKEKNLHCQNRPYNASCVFWNLAKSFEEEKLKFDSNIEVFEDYIEEFKSKEKCDICGIVPTTEKIDDIYICKFCKKFKEIGEKFTKKKYIQIDLSKDLIDAFDFVNDIQNHNLIYFSMDENDNFAYKRVANYVPLIEDENDKRYKLIEEKFDERLKKGDVKSFYHIAVEGLKEEDDGFYGRKYLAILKADVDNLGQIFIYGFKKGKNEKNDYIPIKRVKNEKIFDEATFSRIMSLSRFTDFYFTSILKKKIKEEKEEYKNIYTVFAGGDDLFLIGHYEEIIALHKELIIDFKKFTQNSDFHLSYAIKFISANVPIMQMAEFAEEDLNKAKDFNKNNSVIFGIKVSNEEVLELYALEDEFKKMDYLSESFLYKVYTFIDMQQTLIFLQNMQNVNSQVLIENARWKALFNYYLKNSVKDKNKLEQERKWNEALQIADWIEKWGEKLKIPLNLYLYSKRKYKKD
- the cas6 gene encoding CRISPR system precrRNA processing endoribonuclease RAMP protein Cas6, whose amino-acid sequence is MNYFKIDVVSKDFAQLPPFIGSMLRGAFGVNLKDVVCINPSFECSTCFAKENCLYYEFYEEKNRFHKFRFDFTLKPKKLDFSLYLFNEACQKYPYVLSALYRMLTQKGLGANRKKYEIEKIYLGSEVVFENEFKSIKTEPKNFKCDEFCPKVKIRFVTPLRLKREGKFLRLSELDIKDILVSIYKKRLFFDGIDEKIENFPEVIKKDLRFVDFARYSNRQKTKMKIGGIVGEMVVDGLDRQTYEFLKYGEIVGVGKLGTFGLGKIEVEDVR
- the cas2 gene encoding CRISPR-associated endonuclease Cas2, whose protein sequence is MNTLIMYDISCDKKRNKVEKLLSSYGYRVNYSVFEISVPKHQFKKLLQNLIKLTSKEDNVRVYILTKEVLKKSFKLHSNEGIFTDEELYF